From a region of the Brockia lithotrophica genome:
- the ispE gene encoding 4-(cytidine 5'-diphospho)-2-C-methyl-D-erythritol kinase has translation MGALHLFAPAKVNLVLEVLGQRPDGYHEIASVFAPLDFGDFLTLTLLEEPVVRLHVRGHAVPAGKENLAVRAALLLRERFGRRGGVRIDIEKRIPVGAGLGGGSSDAAAVLRGLNILWELGIPSEELAALGAELGSDVPYFLWDGFAWVGGRGERVEPFLPQGESPYRLLLVKPRASLATKDVFLRFRSRGFSRSDGSRSRKLREALCAGDWEALPELAANDLEGAAVDLLPEIAAVRETLKELGACAAFLTGSGPTYVGLFRGGEELSRAREALTRELPFVREATMVVRPFAGNTSLRK, from the coding sequence GTGGGTGCTCTCCACCTTTTCGCACCGGCAAAGGTGAACCTCGTTCTCGAGGTCCTCGGACAACGGCCGGACGGCTACCACGAGATCGCTTCCGTGTTTGCCCCTCTCGACTTCGGGGATTTCCTGACGCTCACCCTTCTCGAGGAACCGGTGGTTCGCCTGCACGTTCGGGGGCACGCGGTTCCCGCCGGCAAGGAAAACCTCGCCGTCCGCGCCGCCCTGCTCCTTCGGGAGCGCTTCGGGCGAAGGGGCGGCGTGAGGATCGACATCGAGAAGCGAATTCCCGTGGGTGCCGGGTTGGGAGGGGGCTCGAGCGATGCGGCAGCCGTACTTCGGGGGCTGAACATCCTTTGGGAGCTAGGGATTCCTTCGGAAGAACTCGCCGCTTTAGGCGCAGAATTGGGCTCCGACGTCCCTTACTTCCTCTGGGACGGGTTTGCTTGGGTGGGGGGGCGCGGCGAGCGCGTAGAACCGTTTCTCCCCCAAGGCGAAAGCCCCTATCGCCTTCTTCTCGTAAAGCCCCGGGCCTCCTTGGCGACAAAGGACGTGTTTCTCCGGTTCCGTTCTCGAGGGTTTTCGCGCTCGGACGGAAGTCGCTCCCGTAAGCTTCGCGAGGCCTTGTGTGCGGGGGATTGGGAAGCGCTTCCGGAACTCGCCGCCAACGACCTCGAGGGAGCGGCGGTGGATCTCCTCCCCGAAATCGCCGCAGTTCGCGAGACGCTGAAAGAGCTGGGGGCCTGTGCGGCGTTTCTCACCGGATCTGGGCCCACGTACGTAGGCCTTTTTCGCGGGGGAGAAGAACTCTCCCGCGCCCGCGAGGCGCTCACGCGGGAGCTTCCCTTTGTCCGGGAAGCGACAATGGTGGTGCGACCCTTTGCGGGAAACACGAGCCTGAGGAAGTGA
- the purR gene encoding pur operon repressor: MAKEAKLRRSARLADLALRLLEEPGRTFSLGQLARTYGAAKSSLSEDLSILREVFLRAGIGTIETSPGAAGGARYVPGISRERAENFVHRLVEEVTRPERILPGGFVYLSDLLGRPDILRDVGRIVAAAFASVDVDVVLTVETKGIPIAYAASFALGKPVVIARRDGQITEGSLVTINYLSASSRSIRTMSLSRRAIAEGARVLLVDDFLRGGGTIRGMQELVREFRAEGVGAFVFVEGPAGSGRVVEDVASLVKVEEIDADARTIRAVPGSIFSRAWPSSPWGGLFQIRESEGRSPKHDLTGG, from the coding sequence GTGGCGAAGGAAGCAAAGCTCAGGCGGAGCGCGAGACTGGCCGACCTCGCGTTGCGGCTTCTCGAGGAGCCGGGGCGTACGTTTTCCCTCGGACAGCTCGCCCGCACGTACGGCGCGGCGAAATCTTCCCTGAGCGAAGATCTCTCGATCTTGCGCGAGGTCTTTCTCCGGGCGGGGATCGGGACGATCGAGACATCCCCCGGGGCGGCCGGCGGAGCCCGATACGTCCCGGGAATTTCTCGCGAACGGGCGGAGAATTTCGTGCATCGACTTGTGGAGGAGGTCACCCGTCCCGAGCGTATTCTCCCTGGGGGGTTCGTCTACCTCTCCGACCTTCTGGGGCGGCCGGATATCTTGCGCGATGTGGGGCGGATCGTTGCCGCGGCCTTTGCGTCGGTCGACGTCGACGTCGTCCTCACCGTGGAGACGAAGGGGATCCCCATCGCCTATGCCGCGTCTTTTGCCCTCGGAAAGCCGGTGGTCATCGCCCGTCGGGACGGACAGATCACGGAAGGCTCGCTCGTGACGATCAACTACCTTTCCGCCTCATCCCGGAGCATTCGCACCATGTCCCTTTCGCGCCGGGCGATTGCCGAAGGTGCGCGCGTGCTTCTCGTGGACGATTTTCTCCGCGGCGGAGGGACGATCCGCGGGATGCAGGAGCTCGTCCGCGAATTCCGCGCCGAGGGAGTCGGAGCCTTCGTCTTTGTCGAGGGTCCCGCGGGAAGCGGGCGGGTGGTCGAGGACGTGGCTTCCCTCGTCAAGGTCGAGGAAATCGACGCCGACGCGCGCACGATTCGTGCGGTTCCCGGGAGCATTTTTTCCCGCGCTTGGCCGAGTTCGCCGTGGGGAGGTCTTTTCCAGATCCGAGAATCGGAGGGCCGCTCCCCCAAGCATGACTTGACAGGAGGGTAA
- a CDS encoding peptidylprolyl isomerase, producing the protein MDTMRVQKALFGVAVLGFALALSLAGCKRGADAFAPVRLPAAKDAVVAEYRVQEDGDVRTVSAADFERFLNFLQLMSSPAQRQGPGSPSDRGSWNHYLDFYLSLLILDARAQAAGTSGQAWSEENFSALKKAFAEEEKVSFDQALRSLGLTEEGVRAEIERMNRAQAYFLDLAEKQDLRQEFEQNRDAFVTGTFRLILMLPKEGEAEADARARVDEVWKKAKAGEDFAALADTYSVDPGNVDPQGKKLGGLYKDFPLVVLPESLRKVVLSLEPGQVSDVVVDNGSYYIVKLEERRTPAFEEVRPGLVQSEARRMYDAFYTEELPKLVVSRNLPS; encoded by the coding sequence ATGGATACCATGCGTGTGCAAAAGGCACTTTTCGGCGTTGCGGTTCTCGGTTTCGCGTTGGCCCTATCCCTTGCGGGATGCAAACGAGGTGCGGACGCCTTTGCCCCCGTCCGCCTTCCGGCGGCCAAAGACGCGGTGGTGGCGGAGTACCGCGTGCAAGAGGACGGCGACGTTCGGACGGTGAGCGCCGCCGACTTCGAGCGCTTTTTGAATTTCCTCCAACTTATGAGCTCGCCCGCACAAAGGCAGGGTCCCGGAAGCCCGTCGGATCGGGGAAGCTGGAACCACTACCTCGACTTTTACCTCTCCCTCCTCATCTTGGACGCGCGAGCCCAAGCCGCCGGAACGTCGGGACAGGCGTGGAGCGAAGAGAACTTCTCGGCTCTCAAAAAGGCTTTTGCCGAGGAGGAAAAGGTCTCCTTTGACCAGGCGCTTCGTTCTCTCGGGCTTACCGAGGAAGGGGTGAGGGCGGAAATCGAAAGAATGAACCGCGCACAGGCGTACTTCCTCGACCTCGCCGAGAAACAGGACCTTCGCCAGGAATTTGAACAGAACCGCGACGCCTTCGTGACCGGAACCTTCCGGTTGATCCTCATGCTCCCCAAAGAGGGAGAGGCGGAGGCGGATGCGCGGGCGCGCGTCGACGAGGTGTGGAAGAAGGCAAAGGCAGGCGAGGACTTTGCCGCCTTGGCGGACACGTACTCCGTAGATCCGGGGAACGTGGACCCCCAGGGCAAAAAGCTCGGGGGACTGTACAAAGACTTTCCGCTCGTCGTCCTTCCCGAGTCCCTGCGTAAGGTCGTCCTTTCTCTCGAACCCGGCCAGGTGAGCGACGTGGTCGTCGACAACGGGAGCTACTACATCGTAAAGCTCGAGGAGCGTCGCACTCCTGCGTTCGAAGAAGTCCGGCCCGGCCTCGTGCAGAGCGAGGCGAGGCGGATGTACGACGCCTTTTACACGGAAGAGCTTCCCAAACTCGTCGTTTCCCGAAACCTTCCTTCCTAA
- a CDS encoding stage V sporulation T C-terminal domain-containing protein — protein sequence MKATGIVRRIDDLGRVVIPKEIRRTLRIREGDPLEIFVDQDGEVILKKYSPVLELGEFAQSVAASLYDTFGLTVLVTDRDRVVAVAGPGKKDFQEREIGPLVERAMEDRRTYREGAGEVELFSQGAERVGGVVVAPIVVGGDPMGAVILLSREEPIALGEAHVKGAEVAAAFLAKQLEA from the coding sequence ATGAAGGCCACGGGCATCGTCAGGCGCATCGACGACCTGGGACGCGTCGTCATCCCGAAGGAGATCCGCCGCACCTTGCGGATCCGGGAGGGCGACCCCCTGGAGATCTTTGTCGACCAAGACGGGGAGGTGATCCTCAAGAAGTACTCCCCCGTCCTCGAACTCGGCGAATTTGCGCAGAGCGTCGCCGCTTCGTTGTACGATACCTTTGGACTTACGGTACTCGTAACCGACCGGGATCGCGTGGTGGCCGTCGCCGGTCCGGGAAAGAAGGACTTCCAAGAACGCGAGATCGGGCCGCTCGTAGAGCGTGCAATGGAGGATCGACGCACGTATCGGGAAGGGGCGGGGGAGGTAGAGCTCTTCTCCCAGGGAGCGGAACGCGTAGGCGGCGTGGTCGTCGCCCCCATCGTCGTCGGCGGAGATCCGATGGGGGCCGTAATCCTCCTGAGTCGGGAGGAGCCGATCGCCCTCGGGGAGGCGCATGTGAAAGGCGCGGAGGTCGCCGCCGCCTTTCTCGCCAAGCAGTTGGAGGCCTAA
- a CDS encoding small, acid-soluble spore protein, alpha/beta type produces the protein MGRRRGVMSEGFKEELAKELGFYDKVKDGDWGNITTREAGLLVRRAIEKAEEQLRGRAETPGGREGDTR, from the coding sequence GTGGGTCGGCGGCGCGGGGTGATGTCGGAAGGGTTCAAGGAAGAACTCGCCAAGGAGCTGGGCTTTTACGACAAGGTGAAAGACGGCGACTGGGGGAACATCACGACGCGCGAGGCCGGGTTGCTCGTTCGCCGGGCGATCGAAAAGGCGGAAGAGCAGCTCCGGGGACGTGCCGAGACGCCGGGGGGGCGTGAGGGCGATACGCGTTAG
- the glmU gene encoding bifunctional UDP-N-acetylglucosamine diphosphorylase/glucosamine-1-phosphate N-acetyltransferase GlmU, translating to MERTAAIVLAAGRGTRMKSRTPKVLHRLLGKPMLAYVVEALRGAGFSDIYVVVGEAGEEVRRALGYSVLYVEQGEPLGTGHATAKALEVLPAEIEHVFVVNGDMPLLTAEALQKLRDVHARTRAAATIATTHLEDPRGYGRIVRSPDGSFLRIAEEKDATPEEREIREVNAGLYAFAVEPLRRAVPRLHRENAQGEYYLPDVLPLFASEGLPVSLVSLPPEVVAGVNDRYELARAEDVLRRAILERHMRAGVTVEMPDTVLVGPDVVLEEDVVLRAGTRLFGRTVVRRGAEIGPQTELTDVEVWEEARVLYTVAEGASIGPRATVGPFARLRPGTALGPGVRVGNFVEIKNSRIGEGSKVPHLSYVGDAFVGRDVNIASGVITVNYDGLRKYETVIEDGAFVGCNVNLVAPVRVGKRAYIAAGSTITEDVPDEALAIARSRQVVKEGYVPTLFAKREKLATPERASRADERGAPPANTDVSPS from the coding sequence GTGGAGCGCACGGCGGCGATCGTCCTTGCGGCAGGGCGGGGAACGCGGATGAAGTCGCGTACGCCCAAGGTTCTGCACCGCCTTTTGGGGAAGCCGATGCTCGCCTACGTCGTAGAGGCCTTGCGCGGCGCCGGGTTTTCCGACATCTACGTGGTCGTCGGGGAAGCGGGAGAAGAGGTGCGGCGCGCGTTGGGGTATTCGGTCCTTTACGTGGAACAAGGAGAGCCCTTGGGCACGGGACACGCTACGGCCAAGGCGTTGGAGGTCCTTCCCGCGGAAATCGAGCACGTGTTTGTCGTAAACGGCGACATGCCCCTTCTTACGGCAGAGGCGTTGCAGAAGCTCCGAGACGTGCACGCGCGCACGCGGGCGGCGGCTACGATAGCTACCACACACCTCGAAGATCCCCGAGGATACGGGCGGATCGTGCGTTCGCCCGACGGTTCCTTTTTGCGCATTGCGGAGGAGAAGGACGCCACACCCGAAGAGCGGGAAATCCGCGAAGTCAACGCCGGCTTGTACGCCTTTGCGGTAGAGCCTCTACGTCGCGCGGTTCCCCGATTGCACCGGGAAAACGCCCAAGGAGAGTACTACTTGCCCGACGTCCTTCCCCTATTCGCCTCTGAAGGGTTGCCGGTGTCCCTCGTCTCTCTTCCGCCGGAAGTCGTCGCCGGCGTAAACGACCGGTATGAGCTCGCCCGTGCCGAGGACGTCCTTCGACGGGCGATCCTCGAGCGGCACATGCGAGCGGGAGTAACCGTGGAAATGCCGGATACCGTACTCGTCGGTCCGGACGTCGTGCTCGAGGAGGACGTAGTCCTGCGGGCGGGAACCCGACTCTTCGGCCGTACCGTGGTGCGCCGCGGTGCGGAAATCGGCCCCCAGACCGAGCTTACGGACGTGGAAGTTTGGGAGGAGGCGCGCGTCCTGTACACGGTTGCCGAAGGCGCGAGCATCGGTCCGCGGGCAACCGTAGGACCTTTTGCCCGCCTTCGTCCGGGGACGGCGCTCGGCCCCGGAGTAAGGGTTGGGAATTTCGTAGAAATCAAGAACTCCCGCATCGGAGAAGGGTCGAAGGTGCCGCACTTGAGTTACGTAGGCGACGCCTTCGTCGGCCGGGACGTGAACATTGCGAGCGGCGTGATCACCGTGAACTACGACGGATTGCGGAAGTACGAAACGGTGATCGAGGATGGGGCCTTTGTCGGTTGCAATGTGAACCTCGTGGCTCCCGTTCGGGTGGGAAAGCGGGCGTACATCGCCGCGGGTTCGACGATCACGGAGGACGTTCCCGACGAGGCGCTCGCCATCGCCCGCTCGCGTCAGGTCGTAAAGGAGGGGTACGTCCCCACGCTCTTCGCCAAACGGGAAAAGTTGGCCACGCCAGAACGGGCCTCCCGTGCCGACGAAAGGGGAGCTCCGCCCGCCAATACGGACGTTTCGCCTTCGTGA
- the mfd gene encoding transcription-repair coupling factor produces the protein MDRIGRKAGDAQVVGLAGAARALYLAALQERLGRPLAVVVASNFHAQRLAEEIREFLGEEGVWYFPGEEIFLRDPRDGGHEERRMRLRVIRELLVARRPRVLVTSLAGWTTPLPPPEVFRELELRIAPQTEISLEAVVRHLHLLGYRRAEEVEVPGEFSVRGGILDVYPPLEDDPYRIEWFGDEVDTVRVYDLTSGRSREQVEEVVLFPVYEGCYPRELLGRIVERMDALKEAASVRRGDTFWRERLAQVWEEEKADLLQGILHPRATRYVRLAYDRPAHVANFLGGNVVYVFDEPTRLAEAAEQREREEAEWQTGELEAGRLVPGLTLSFSFSELSARARPRLELSLFPKAGRGGGLAVSYVSRTAQEFHGQLPLLKGEVERLVRAGFFVLFLAPSDEGVQRMAQVFEDYGIYAEPLVTLPVPLPQRPVILRGSLERGFEIRSVKLAVFAEGDLFVRRTKASKPRAPRVANAEKIRDLFDLRPGDYVVHVHHGIGRFQGLETLTVGGVSKDYLLVRYAGGDLLYVPVEQLNLLQKYLSAEGHEPKLHRLGGGEWKRAKARARRSAQEMAEELLKIYAARMRLPGFAFDPDNELMRAFEATFPYEETPDQLRAIEEVKRDMESPRPMDRLLVGDVGYGKTEVALRAAFKAVMSGKQVAVLVPTTILAQQHLQTFRERLEGFPVRVEMLSRFRSRREQKEILRRLAQGEIDILIGTHRILSDDVVFRDLGLLIVDEEQRFGVGHKEKIKKIATQIDVLTLTATPIPRTLHMALAGIRDMSVIETPPKDRFPVQTYVLEYSPVVVREAIERELGRGGQVFVVYNRVQGIHRVAAEVQALVPEARVAVAHGQMDEEELERVMLAFFEREIDVLVTTTIIETGVDIPNVNTLIVLDADTLGLAQLYQLRGRVGRSNRIAYAYFTYRPGKSLTPEAEKRLEAIREFTELGAGFKIAMRDLAIRGAGNLLGPEQHGHIAAVGLELFTEMLREAVSELKGEELPAQVRNRLEINVNVDAYFPNTYVPSPTQKISLYRRLAELTRLEDWQELVDEVVDRFGTPPPPAERLLLVAKVRALASELGIEFITYEAGALRARFSPERAKALPRESLFALLERFSPRVSLFSGEGYGVMVRGKEAELPVLLERLAAFLLALRETLLRASGGADVPPDGRVPVAE, from the coding sequence GTGGATCGGATTGGGCGAAAGGCGGGAGATGCGCAGGTCGTCGGGCTTGCCGGGGCGGCGCGCGCCCTCTACCTCGCCGCCCTACAGGAGCGGCTCGGGCGCCCGCTCGCGGTCGTCGTCGCGAGCAACTTTCACGCGCAGCGCCTCGCCGAGGAAATCCGCGAGTTTCTCGGCGAGGAGGGGGTTTGGTACTTCCCCGGCGAGGAGATCTTTCTGCGCGATCCTCGGGACGGTGGCCACGAGGAGCGCCGCATGCGCCTGCGCGTAATCCGCGAACTTCTCGTCGCCCGTCGCCCTCGGGTCCTCGTCACCTCTCTGGCGGGATGGACGACCCCCCTCCCTCCCCCCGAAGTCTTCCGGGAGCTCGAACTCCGCATCGCCCCTCAGACGGAGATTTCGCTGGAAGCGGTCGTTCGCCACCTTCATCTCCTCGGTTACCGTCGCGCGGAAGAGGTCGAGGTTCCCGGGGAGTTTTCCGTCCGCGGCGGCATCCTCGACGTGTACCCTCCCCTGGAGGACGACCCGTACCGCATCGAGTGGTTTGGCGACGAGGTAGACACCGTTCGGGTGTACGACCTCACCTCGGGCCGAAGCCGAGAACAGGTGGAGGAGGTCGTTCTCTTCCCTGTGTACGAGGGATGCTACCCGCGCGAACTTCTCGGGCGGATCGTGGAACGGATGGACGCTCTTAAGGAGGCGGCTTCCGTCCGCCGGGGGGATACGTTCTGGCGGGAACGCCTCGCGCAGGTTTGGGAGGAGGAGAAGGCGGACCTTCTCCAGGGAATCCTCCACCCCCGGGCGACGCGGTACGTGCGCCTGGCCTACGACCGCCCTGCACACGTTGCGAACTTTCTCGGCGGCAACGTGGTGTACGTGTTCGACGAACCTACGCGCCTCGCCGAAGCCGCGGAACAACGGGAACGCGAGGAGGCGGAGTGGCAGACGGGGGAACTAGAGGCCGGACGCCTCGTGCCCGGGCTCACCCTCTCGTTTTCCTTTTCCGAACTTTCCGCCCGCGCCCGTCCGCGTCTCGAACTCTCTCTGTTCCCCAAGGCGGGGCGCGGTGGCGGCCTAGCCGTCTCCTACGTGAGCAGGACCGCGCAGGAATTTCACGGGCAGCTTCCCCTGCTCAAGGGAGAGGTGGAGCGGCTCGTGCGTGCGGGGTTTTTCGTGCTTTTCCTTGCCCCTTCGGATGAAGGCGTTCAGCGCATGGCCCAAGTGTTTGAAGATTACGGAATCTACGCAGAACCCCTCGTCACCCTCCCCGTTCCTCTGCCTCAGAGGCCCGTGATCCTTCGCGGATCGTTGGAACGCGGCTTCGAAATCCGAAGCGTGAAGCTCGCGGTCTTTGCCGAGGGCGATTTGTTCGTGCGCCGGACGAAGGCGAGCAAGCCTCGGGCACCTCGCGTGGCCAACGCCGAGAAGATCCGCGACCTCTTCGATTTGCGGCCGGGGGATTACGTCGTCCACGTCCACCACGGGATTGGGCGGTTTCAGGGGTTGGAGACGCTCACCGTAGGAGGTGTAAGCAAGGACTACCTCCTCGTCCGTTACGCCGGAGGCGATCTCCTCTACGTCCCCGTCGAACAACTCAACCTCCTTCAGAAGTACCTGTCCGCCGAAGGCCACGAACCTAAGCTCCACCGTCTGGGGGGCGGGGAGTGGAAACGCGCCAAAGCGCGGGCCCGGCGCTCGGCGCAGGAGATGGCCGAGGAGCTTCTCAAGATCTACGCCGCGCGCATGCGCCTCCCCGGGTTTGCCTTTGATCCCGACAACGAACTCATGCGCGCCTTTGAGGCGACTTTTCCCTACGAGGAGACGCCCGACCAGCTGCGTGCCATCGAGGAGGTCAAGCGCGACATGGAGTCGCCGCGTCCCATGGACCGCCTCCTCGTGGGGGACGTAGGGTACGGGAAGACCGAGGTCGCCCTCCGGGCGGCCTTCAAGGCGGTGATGAGCGGCAAACAGGTGGCCGTTCTCGTCCCGACGACGATCCTCGCTCAGCAACACCTCCAGACGTTTCGCGAGCGGCTCGAAGGGTTTCCCGTACGCGTGGAGATGCTCAGCCGCTTTCGCAGCCGCCGTGAACAAAAGGAGATCCTCCGCCGCCTCGCCCAAGGCGAGATCGACATCCTGATCGGTACGCACCGGATTCTCTCGGACGACGTGGTCTTTCGCGACCTTGGCCTTCTCATCGTCGACGAGGAGCAGCGCTTCGGCGTAGGCCACAAAGAGAAGATCAAAAAGATCGCCACGCAGATCGACGTCCTCACCCTTACGGCGACGCCCATCCCGCGTACGCTGCACATGGCCCTCGCGGGCATTCGGGATATGAGCGTCATCGAAACCCCACCGAAAGACCGCTTCCCCGTACAGACGTACGTCCTCGAGTACTCTCCCGTCGTCGTCCGCGAGGCGATCGAGCGCGAGCTCGGGCGCGGGGGGCAGGTGTTCGTCGTCTACAACCGCGTCCAGGGCATTCACCGCGTCGCCGCCGAAGTTCAGGCTCTCGTCCCCGAGGCCCGCGTCGCCGTGGCCCACGGCCAGATGGACGAGGAAGAGCTCGAGCGGGTGATGCTCGCCTTTTTCGAACGCGAGATCGACGTGCTCGTCACCACGACGATCATCGAGACGGGTGTGGACATCCCCAACGTGAATACGCTGATCGTCCTCGATGCGGATACCCTGGGTCTCGCCCAACTCTACCAGCTTCGAGGCCGCGTAGGCCGCTCGAACCGGATTGCCTACGCGTATTTTACGTATCGTCCGGGGAAGAGCCTCACCCCGGAGGCGGAAAAGCGTCTCGAGGCAATCCGGGAGTTTACGGAACTCGGTGCGGGCTTTAAAATAGCCATGAGGGACTTGGCCATTCGCGGTGCGGGGAACCTCCTCGGTCCGGAGCAGCACGGACACATCGCCGCCGTTGGCCTCGAGCTCTTCACAGAGATGCTGCGGGAGGCGGTGTCCGAACTCAAGGGGGAAGAGCTCCCCGCGCAGGTCCGCAACCGACTCGAAATCAACGTGAACGTGGACGCCTATTTCCCCAACACCTACGTCCCCTCGCCTACGCAAAAGATTTCCCTCTACCGACGTCTCGCGGAACTCACGCGCTTGGAGGATTGGCAGGAACTCGTAGACGAGGTCGTCGACCGTTTCGGCACACCGCCTCCGCCTGCGGAACGCCTCCTTCTCGTGGCCAAAGTGCGGGCCCTCGCCAGCGAGCTCGGGATCGAGTTCATCACCTACGAAGCGGGTGCCCTCCGGGCGCGTTTTTCTCCCGAGAGGGCGAAAGCTCTGCCGCGGGAATCGCTTTTCGCCCTCCTCGAGCGCTTTTCTCCCCGCGTGAGCCTCTTCAGCGGCGAGGGCTACGGGGTGATGGTGCGAGGTAAGGAGGCAGAGCTTCCCGTCCTCCTCGAACGGCTCGCGGCGTTTCTTCTCGCCCTACGCGAAACCCTCCTTCGCGCTTCGGGGGGAGCCGACGTTCCCCCCGACGGTCGCGTGCCCGTCGCCGAATAG
- the pth gene encoding aminoacyl-tRNA hydrolase: MRLIVGLGNPGKAYEATRHNVGFWVIDALAGALRLRGFRWRDAYVYEADVDGERRVFLKPLTYMNLSGKAVRAAAEAYKIPPGEVLVVLDDLALPLGRLRLRPRGSSGGHRGLASVLEALGTEEVPRLRVGIGSPPPGVDAADFVLSPFLPEEEETIAAAVEAARDAVLALFREPFAQVMTRVNAR, encoded by the coding sequence GTGCGCCTCATTGTCGGCCTCGGCAATCCGGGAAAAGCGTATGAAGCCACGCGGCACAACGTAGGCTTTTGGGTGATCGACGCGCTTGCAGGTGCCTTGCGCCTTCGCGGGTTCCGTTGGCGCGATGCCTACGTGTACGAGGCGGATGTGGACGGGGAAAGGCGGGTGTTTCTCAAACCCCTCACCTACATGAACCTTTCCGGAAAGGCGGTGCGCGCCGCGGCAGAAGCGTACAAAATCCCCCCCGGAGAAGTGCTTGTCGTCCTCGACGACCTCGCCCTACCCCTTGGGCGCCTTCGCCTGCGTCCGCGGGGAAGTTCGGGGGGACACCGCGGGCTCGCCTCCGTTTTGGAGGCCTTGGGGACGGAAGAGGTGCCCCGGTTGCGCGTCGGGATCGGAAGTCCGCCGCCCGGCGTAGATGCTGCGGACTTCGTCCTCTCTCCTTTCCTTCCCGAAGAAGAAGAGACAATCGCCGCGGCCGTCGAAGCGGCGAGAGACGCGGTTTTGGCCCTCTTTCGCGAGCCATTCGCGCAGGTGATGACCCGCGTAAATGCCCGTTGA
- a CDS encoding ribose-phosphate diphosphokinase, whose protein sequence is MLTYRDPSLKVFTGNANPELARAIAEHIGIPLGRAEVGRFSDGEIQVKVLESVRGADVFVIQPTSHPVNDHLMELLIMIDALKRASAARINVVMPYYGYARQDRKARARDPITAKLVANLIERAGADRVIAMDLHAMQIQGFFDIPVDHLLALPILGKYFADKGLKDIVVVSPDHGGVTRARRLADYLGASIAIIDKRRPAPNVVEVMNIVGDVRGRTAILVDDIIDTAGTILLGAEALRREGAERIYAACTHPVLSGPAVERLRNADLEEVVVTDTIPVPEEKRLPNLRILSVAPLIAEAIVRVHEGLSVSKLFD, encoded by the coding sequence ATGCTCACGTACCGCGATCCGTCCCTCAAGGTCTTTACGGGAAATGCCAACCCCGAGTTGGCCCGGGCAATCGCCGAACACATCGGAATCCCCCTGGGGCGGGCCGAAGTTGGCCGTTTCAGCGACGGTGAAATTCAGGTCAAGGTGTTGGAGAGCGTTCGCGGGGCAGACGTATTCGTGATCCAGCCGACGAGCCACCCTGTAAACGACCACCTCATGGAGCTCCTCATCATGATCGACGCGCTCAAGCGGGCTTCGGCGGCGCGGATCAACGTCGTGATGCCCTACTACGGCTACGCACGGCAGGACCGCAAGGCGCGCGCCCGGGATCCCATCACGGCCAAACTCGTGGCCAACCTCATCGAGCGTGCCGGGGCCGACCGCGTGATTGCCATGGACCTCCACGCCATGCAGATCCAAGGCTTCTTCGACATTCCTGTGGACCACCTCCTCGCCTTGCCCATCCTGGGGAAGTACTTTGCCGACAAGGGTCTCAAGGACATCGTCGTCGTTTCCCCCGATCACGGAGGTGTTACGCGCGCCCGACGCCTCGCCGACTACCTAGGCGCGTCCATCGCGATCATCGACAAGCGGCGCCCTGCCCCCAACGTCGTCGAAGTGATGAACATCGTAGGAGACGTGCGAGGACGAACGGCGATCCTCGTGGACGACATCATCGATACGGCGGGTACCATTCTCTTGGGCGCCGAGGCGCTGCGTCGCGAAGGCGCCGAGCGGATTTACGCGGCGTGTACCCACCCCGTCCTTTCCGGTCCCGCGGTCGAACGGCTGCGCAACGCCGACCTGGAAGAGGTCGTCGTCACCGACACCATACCCGTACCCGAGGAAAAGCGGCTTCCGAACTTGCGCATCCTTTCCGTTGCTCCGCTCATCGCCGAAGCCATCGTCCGCGTGCACGAAGGCCTCTCGGTGAGCAAGCTCTTCGACTAG
- a CDS encoding RidA family protein, whose product MRVISVSDAPAAIGPYSQAVESGGWLFISGQIPLTPSGELVQGDIVRETRQVLENIRAILAGAGYRLEDVVKTTIYLTDLSFFGQVNEVYAAFFGDHRPARVTVGVAALPRGARVEIEAIAVRPPEGSAETS is encoded by the coding sequence ATGCGGGTAATTTCCGTTTCCGATGCACCGGCTGCCATCGGCCCTTACAGCCAAGCTGTGGAAAGCGGGGGATGGCTGTTTATTTCTGGCCAGATCCCCCTCACCCCTTCTGGCGAGCTCGTCCAGGGAGACATCGTTCGAGAGACGCGGCAGGTTCTCGAAAACATCCGCGCGATTCTCGCGGGGGCGGGCTACCGCCTCGAAGACGTGGTCAAGACGACGATCTACCTCACGGACCTCTCCTTTTTTGGGCAGGTGAACGAGGTGTACGCCGCCTTTTTCGGCGACCACCGTCCGGCGCGCGTCACCGTAGGAGTGGCTGCCCTTCCCCGGGGGGCTCGGGTAGAGATCGAGGCGATTGCGGTCCGACCGCCCGAGGGAAGCGCGGAAACGTCCTGA